Below is a genomic region from Brassica oleracea var. oleracea cultivar TO1000 chromosome C9, BOL, whole genome shotgun sequence.
TAGATGTCGTCTCCCCAGCTTTGTCTTTGTAGTTATTTCTTATCAACTTTGAGATGGAAACTACTGTTTCACTGCGAGGTGCAGGCATGTGCGTATTTCCAGTTTCTTGATTTAGCATGTGCAACTAGAGACCAGAACAGCTTCAGTTTATACCTGAAACCTCTTTCTTTCTTTTAATGTTTGCTGTTTTCAAATTAGCTTCCTTGCCAATCTTGGCGGTTCATTATTGGCGTATTCTTCTAATTACTAGTGCAGGTTTGAAGCCTTTCAAATAATTGTTTAATGATTTACTTCGCAAGCTTTCTCTCTTCTTGAAGGAGTTTCGTTGATGTATTGGTATTCACAATCTATCAATACCATAAAAGTCTATAACCATGATTGTTTGTATTCTCTTTGTAACCCCCACATGTATCTTTGTGAATATACCAAATTGCTAGTAGTAGCAAATCTATGTTTATAATTCTAGAAGATTGAAACCGCAGAATCAATCAAGAACCAGAAGAAACAGATAGGTATTATCATCATCAAAACTAACAAGAGATGGGTTTCATCAGTCAAGGTTTACATTATTGAAAAGTCTCATAAAAAACATGCTTATAATTAGAAAAAAAAAAAAGAGAGAAATAAACATGATGATAACATGATATTAAATAAGCTTAGAAGTGATGAAAAGGAACCTAACCTCGGGAGATATAGATTCAACTTTAACCGCTCGAGTTAACAGAGTTCCAGAGCTGGACCCACTTGACCATAGCATCAGCAGCTTGAGTGAAGGCAGGATCATCCGAACCCAACTGCTCTTTCACCGCTTTAGCAAGCTCAACCACACAATCTTCAACATTAACCGCACTCTCAGGCAACTTCAAAGCCTCGAAAAACGGAACACTCTTCTCCATCAGCTTCATCCCTTCCCACTTCTTCCTCAAACTCTCCACAGCATCTCCCCTCTCGTTCCTCCACACATAAGGCAGCCCGGTTTTCACACCGTACCCCAAATGATCAGAGATGTGTTTCAAACACATCCCACACCAAACATCCTCAAGCGTTTCCCACCTCACTTTCCCTTCACCAGCGATTCTAAGGGCAGGCACCAAAGCTGGTCCCACCAGCTCACGGTTAAAGGCAATGTTGATCCCGCTTATGGGCAACATAGCCTTCAAGGGAACGGTCATAACCGCGTCAACGTAGGAAGTGTTCCTCTGCTCTGTCTTGAGAGCTTGCGTTGGAGCGTCAAGATCAGCTAAGTTAAGCCAAAGTCCACAGGAGGCAGCACAAGGGACACCGCTCCTAAGGCTAAACGGGTATCCACGCACGAAATCAGCTCCCTCACAGTAAGGATCGTAGAGGGTGTTGAAGAAGAGAGGCGTGGCGGGGTTCTCAAGGTTGGTCACGTGCTGAGAGACAGCATCCACTAGAACTCCCTTGGGATCTTTGGCAGGGACACAGTCGTCATCGATGGAGACGATGTACTTCTTTTTGGATACGAGGTAACCGAAGTATCTGCAGGAATAGCCTGAGAACATGGCGGAATTGGCTGCTCCCACGACTTTCTCAATGTCGGGCTTGGAGTAGACGTCAACGTCAAAGCCTTCTGGTATGTTGAGGTCATCCTTGAGCTCAGGGTCTTTGACGATGATGAGATGGAAACCGGAGAAAAAGGGTTTCCAGCTGTTGAGGAACTGGGTTAGGTCAGCGTTGAGAGCTCCGATGACAATGTCAACCTCGTTCTTGTTTATCTCAGCAGACGACATGTTTGAATATCAACAATCTAAGGCCTCAAGTAGCAAAGTTCCACGGTAATTTTCTGCAGGTACACATCAAAAGTTTAACCTTTTTTCAGGAAACTAGCAAATAGCATTAAAAAGTTAAAAACTTTGCATCAGCAAACTAGAAAACAGAAGTATAAAGTGGTATGTACCAACATTAACAGGGCTAAAGATTAGATTTTTAGATCAGATAACTTATCAGTGATTACAAGACAAATAGAATCTGATCCAAACACACGATCCACATAGCCTGGAAACCTAATAAAGATCTACTCCTCCTCACTCAACTCAGGATCGCATTAATATTACGGTAAACGATCGATTGGGATAAAAAAAGTGGAGCATAGTAATTGAAATCAACTAGGAATAATCTAATCTATAAGCATTTATTCAATTTAGGAATCGAGCGATACCCAGAAAGAGTAAATCAGATCAAACAAAGCAATACCCACAAGTTATATAATGAATCGACGAGAAAAGTAAATGAAGAGACGATAAAAAGGTTTCGTTTTTGAGAGATGGACCTGGCTCGAGCTTTGGAGAGAATGCAGCAGATCCGAGCTTTTCGTCTTTAGAGGGATGAACACGAGCTTTGTGTATGTAATGGATTGGATTTATCACGTTTCTGTAGAATTGGTCTAAAAACGTCTCGCGCATTTGCTGCTGCTGCGTCCCGCAATTCCCTCTTCGATCGTGCGTGTGCGTGTGCGTGTGCGTGTGCGTGTGCGTGTCGTAACGTTAAAGGACTCCATTTTTAATTAATCCTCAAACCAAAACCGAATCGAACCGAATGGTCTGTCTGATTTGGAATTGGTTTTATTTGATTTAACTAGGTTTTGGGTTTGGTTTGAACCGGGACTGAAGTAATCGACCAAACCTCAACATCATACTATTCTTTTTATGTTGGAATGTGAGACTGATGCAGTTATTGGTTTTGTTGAAATACTAATCCTAACAAA
It encodes:
- the LOC106319307 gene encoding probable UDP-arabinopyranose mutase 5 produces the protein MSSAEINKNEVDIVIGALNADLTQFLNSWKPFFSGFHLIIVKDPELKDDLNIPEGFDVDVYSKPDIEKVVGAANSAMFSGYSCRYFGYLVSKKKYIVSIDDDCVPAKDPKGVLVDAVSQHVTNLENPATPLFFNTLYDPYCEGADFVRGYPFSLRSGVPCAASCGLWLNLADLDAPTQALKTEQRNTSYVDAVMTVPLKAMLPISGINIAFNRELVGPALVPALRIAGEGKVRWETLEDVWCGMCLKHISDHLGYGVKTGLPYVWRNERGDAVESLRKKWEGMKLMEKSVPFFEALKLPESAVNVEDCVVELAKAVKEQLGSDDPAFTQAADAMVKWVQLWNSVNSSG